One segment of Radiobacillus kanasensis DNA contains the following:
- a CDS encoding nicotinate phosphoribosyltransferase, which yields MKEISRKLKGDIERLTNKTFKFDDRIGEGWFSAVYFLKTKEIAEKYISNNKITMQFFQKSDAVLCGTDEAIALLHTFAKNPDKLDIYSLKDGDKVSPYETVLTVTGPYQDFGYLEGIIDGILARRTSVATNVYNVVKAARTSGTQKPVIFMGDRDDHYTQQAGDGYAAFIGGSTAQATHAMNEWWGKEGMGTMPHAMIQMFQGDIVAAAKAYNEMYPNDELMVLVDYNNDVINDSLKVAREFGETLKGVRVDTSKNMVDKYFLRNQHLMGKFDPRGVNPELIFALRKALDQEGFQHVKIIASGGFEEKRIREFEKLGVPVDLYGVGRSLLSIGVSFTGDNVLLNGEPQAKEGRKYRPNPRLEKVEYFEQS from the coding sequence ATGAAAGAAATAAGTCGGAAGCTAAAAGGCGACATTGAGCGTTTGACAAATAAAACCTTTAAATTTGACGACCGCATTGGAGAAGGTTGGTTTTCTGCGGTTTACTTTTTAAAAACGAAGGAAATTGCGGAAAAGTATATTTCGAATAACAAAATTACGATGCAATTCTTTCAGAAGAGTGATGCCGTTTTATGTGGAACAGATGAAGCCATTGCTTTGTTACATACATTCGCGAAAAATCCAGACAAATTAGACATTTACTCTCTAAAGGATGGAGACAAGGTTTCTCCATACGAAACTGTTCTTACTGTAACAGGCCCTTATCAAGACTTCGGGTACTTAGAAGGAATCATTGATGGAATATTAGCAAGAAGAACATCTGTCGCAACCAATGTATATAATGTCGTAAAAGCAGCAAGAACCTCTGGTACACAAAAGCCAGTTATATTTATGGGAGATCGTGATGACCACTACACTCAACAAGCTGGAGATGGTTATGCGGCTTTTATCGGGGGATCTACAGCTCAAGCTACACATGCCATGAACGAATGGTGGGGAAAAGAAGGTATGGGAACCATGCCACACGCCATGATTCAAATGTTCCAAGGCGATATAGTAGCTGCTGCGAAGGCTTACAATGAAATGTACCCAAATGATGAGTTAATGGTACTTGTCGATTATAACAATGATGTTATTAACGACTCCTTAAAAGTAGCTAGGGAGTTTGGAGAAACATTAAAAGGTGTACGGGTTGATACTTCTAAAAATATGGTCGATAAATATTTTTTGAGAAACCAGCATTTAATGGGTAAATTTGATCCGCGAGGGGTAAACCCGGAATTAATTTTTGCACTGCGAAAAGCATTAGATCAAGAAGGATTTCAGCATGTTAAGATTATCGCTAGTGGTGGGTTTGAGGAAAAGCGGATAAGAGAGTTTGAAAAACTTGGTGTACCTGTTGATCTATATGGGGTAGGAAGAAGCTTATTAAGTATTGGGGTGTCCTTCACAGGAGATAATGTATTATTAAACGGGGAACCACAAGCTAAAGAAGGTAGAAAATATCGTCCGAATCCTAGATTGGAAAAGGTAGAGTATTTTGAGCAATCATAA
- a CDS encoding DNA translocase FtsK, producing the protein MWHRIMNKIKGWFADEMDEVEQAPSKTEYVSGNLDSRQAVEAKMSYQYPSERSFRFPLIPDEPTQTTKREPTPKIEYDVPAFQRKQVKRQPAMEESKTKVKEVQERKHPFKPSEVPSPIHGSNRQSRLRKEIENIPAFLRKDITWSKQTRSIRYQRSSAWTEAEEHRPELKNETRNLAKNEPIEEIQNQQEDTVPPDTRIETKEEMVETQQKQDRKVAQPIKRVDLHQEKKESTSIPFNVMMTPSDKKVNWKKQEAQPVQQQTQPVQAQPEIKEVEKEVVPPIHLLNDPIFTKGADEHWVREQIDLLETTLKHFNVRAKVVNAMTGPSVTRFEIQPEMGVKVSKIKNLSDDIKLNLAAKDIRMEAPIPGKNAIGIEVPNRVSQPVGLQEILESPAFQSDQSPLTVALGLDIAGRPVVTNLKKMPHGLIAGATGSGKSVCINSILISLLYKASHEEVRFLLIDPKMVELAPYNDLPHLVAPVITDVKAATHALKWAVNEMEERYEKFVHEGVRDVERYNQKMEKQNRKSDKLPYLIIVIDELADLMMVSPQDVEDAICRIAQKARACGIHLLLATQRPSVDVITGLIKANVPTRIAFSVSSQVDSRTIIDVSGAEKLLGRGDMLFVENGAGQSVRIQGAFVSDDEIERVTNYVRKSAPPQYLFEQEQLLEQVSVEEEEDEIYLEAVDFVIQQNSASASLLQRRFKIGYNRAARLIDSMEANGIISEQKGSKPRDVLVSHSSFHMPS; encoded by the coding sequence ATGTGGCATCGAATAATGAACAAGATTAAAGGCTGGTTTGCAGATGAAATGGACGAAGTCGAACAAGCCCCTTCTAAAACAGAATATGTAAGCGGCAATCTCGATTCTAGACAAGCTGTAGAAGCGAAAATGTCCTATCAATATCCGAGTGAACGCTCGTTTCGTTTTCCACTTATTCCAGATGAACCAACCCAAACTACGAAGAGAGAACCTACACCAAAAATTGAGTATGATGTCCCTGCTTTTCAAAGAAAGCAAGTGAAAAGACAGCCGGCTATGGAAGAAAGTAAAACGAAAGTAAAGGAAGTTCAGGAAAGAAAACACCCTTTTAAACCTAGTGAAGTTCCATCTCCCATACATGGGAGCAATCGTCAGTCACGTTTGAGAAAGGAAATTGAAAACATTCCTGCGTTTTTACGAAAAGATATTACATGGTCCAAGCAAACTCGCTCCATTCGGTATCAACGATCTTCCGCATGGACAGAAGCGGAGGAACATAGACCGGAATTAAAGAATGAAACTAGGAATCTAGCCAAAAATGAACCTATAGAAGAAATACAGAACCAGCAAGAAGACACAGTTCCTCCAGATACTCGAATAGAAACAAAGGAAGAAATGGTAGAGACGCAACAAAAACAAGATAGGAAAGTAGCTCAGCCTATAAAAAGAGTAGATCTTCATCAAGAGAAAAAAGAATCAACGAGCATTCCATTTAATGTGATGATGACACCAAGTGATAAAAAGGTTAACTGGAAGAAGCAAGAAGCACAACCCGTACAACAACAAACACAACCAGTCCAAGCTCAACCTGAAATAAAGGAAGTGGAAAAAGAAGTTGTTCCACCTATTCACTTATTGAATGATCCTATCTTTACAAAAGGGGCCGATGAACATTGGGTTCGTGAACAAATTGACTTGTTGGAAACGACTCTTAAGCATTTTAATGTTCGTGCGAAAGTCGTAAACGCAATGACGGGACCTTCTGTCACAAGATTCGAGATTCAACCTGAAATGGGTGTGAAGGTTAGTAAAATCAAAAATTTAAGTGATGATATCAAGCTGAATCTAGCAGCCAAGGATATTCGAATGGAAGCACCTATTCCAGGTAAAAACGCAATAGGAATCGAAGTTCCTAATCGAGTTTCCCAACCAGTAGGCTTACAGGAAATACTAGAGTCACCAGCTTTTCAGTCCGACCAATCGCCTTTAACGGTAGCTTTGGGCCTTGATATTGCGGGTCGACCTGTCGTCACCAACCTAAAGAAAATGCCGCACGGTTTAATAGCCGGGGCAACCGGATCTGGGAAAAGTGTTTGTATTAATTCTATTTTGATTAGCTTATTGTACAAGGCGAGCCATGAGGAGGTAAGATTCCTACTCATCGACCCGAAAATGGTAGAGCTTGCGCCATATAACGACCTCCCGCATCTAGTTGCCCCAGTAATCACGGATGTGAAAGCGGCCACCCATGCTTTAAAATGGGCAGTGAATGAAATGGAAGAGCGCTATGAAAAATTTGTACACGAAGGTGTTCGAGATGTTGAGCGCTACAATCAAAAAATGGAGAAACAGAATCGAAAGTCAGACAAGCTACCTTATCTCATCATTGTCATTGATGAGCTCGCTGACTTAATGATGGTATCTCCACAGGATGTAGAGGATGCGATTTGCCGGATTGCACAAAAGGCACGAGCATGTGGAATTCACCTATTGCTTGCTACACAACGGCCATCTGTTGATGTCATCACAGGATTAATTAAAGCAAACGTTCCTACACGGATTGCTTTTAGTGTATCCTCACAAGTGGATTCAAGAACGATTATCGATGTCAGCGGAGCAGAAAAGTTGTTAGGAAGAGGTGATATGCTGTTTGTAGAGAACGGTGCTGGGCAGTCTGTTCGTATTCAAGGAGCATTTGTATCCGATGATGAAATCGAACGTGTGACAAACTATGTTCGCAAATCTGCACCACCTCAGTACCTATTTGAGCAAGAACAACTTCTAGAGCAAGTTAGCGTTGAAGAGGAAGAAGATGAAATTTATTTGGAGGCCGTTGATTTTGTTATCCAACAAAATAGCGCTAGTGCCTCTCTTCTTCAGAGAAGGTTTAAAATAGGGTATAACCGAGCAGCAAGATTGATTGATAGTATGGAAGCCAATGGCATTATCTCTGAGCAAAAAGGAAGTAAGCCGAGAGATGTATTAGTAAGTCATTCGTCTTTCCATATGCCCTCTTAA
- the ytpR gene encoding YtpR family tRNA-binding protein, which translates to MNMFYNQKGIGDVLIIPVKQGDRNETTFERFGDIVKIIDTNDQSVLGYNVFQASKYFSNLDQLNEVPVEKSVVAELEKAFQANGLEEGSGLDFSPKFVVGYVKEKEQHENADKLSVCQVDVGEATLQIVCGAPNIDAGQKVVVAKVGAIMPSGMEIKPTQLRGVDSHGMICSMKELGLPNAPKEKGIYVLDNQYEAGQAFVF; encoded by the coding sequence ATGAACATGTTTTATAACCAAAAGGGAATCGGAGATGTTTTGATTATCCCTGTCAAACAAGGGGATCGTAATGAGACGACTTTTGAACGCTTTGGAGATATTGTGAAAATCATAGATACGAACGATCAATCCGTACTTGGTTACAATGTATTCCAAGCATCTAAATATTTTTCTAACCTTGATCAACTAAATGAAGTTCCGGTGGAAAAAAGTGTTGTCGCAGAGTTAGAAAAGGCTTTCCAAGCAAATGGATTAGAAGAAGGATCTGGACTAGATTTTTCTCCGAAGTTTGTAGTTGGGTATGTGAAAGAAAAAGAACAACATGAAAATGCAGACAAGTTGAGTGTTTGTCAGGTTGATGTTGGAGAAGCGACGTTACAAATTGTATGCGGAGCCCCTAACATTGATGCCGGACAGAAAGTAGTGGTGGCAAAAGTCGGTGCGATTATGCCGAGTGGAATGGAAATAAAGCCAACACAATTACGTGGTGTAGATTCCCATGGGATGATTTGCTCGATGAAAGAGCTTGGCTTACCAAATGCTCCAAAGGAAAAAGGAATTTATGTGTTAGATAATCAATATGAAGCAGGCCAAGCCTTTGTTTTCTAA